A genomic segment from Lates calcarifer isolate ASB-BC8 unplaced genomic scaffold, TLL_Latcal_v3 _unitig_1936_quiver_1145, whole genome shotgun sequence encodes:
- the LOC108891382 gene encoding nuclear prelamin A recognition factor isoform X1 has translation MSEVNLGKRKEKCENCTKQCNKKQSDEGGNSQQERDDVNGQVNESQLLLSACLSCDGCLSEEESLKISQQSLEEVERVLALNKKCDVSKHKVLVASVCPQSLPFFAVKFGLDVSEAAHKLCGFLKSLGVQYVFDTTLAAGFSILESQKEFIQRYRRRHHDSHALPMFTSSCPGWIRYSERVLGSLVTPHICTARSPQQIMGCLVKDYFSKQQQKLSPEKVYHVVVAPCFDKKLEAVREEFYNSLLETRDVDCVLTSGEIYYLMEQRKVSVEELDSVPLDQVLGDAGDVALVRHEGRGSEGFLEHVFKHAAKELFGLDVHEITYKTLRNRDFQEVTLERDGETLLQFAAIYGFRNIQTLVHRMRKGRVPYQLVEVLSCPGGCLSGRGQAESEVGGRVDKALVQQMEDAYSSLPVRLPEVNPTLHTLYQDWLQGQDSSQAGMLLHTQYKNQGQIHAQPPHMQW, from the exons ATGTCAGAGGTCAACTTAGGAAAGCGCAAGGAGAAGTGTGAGAACTGCACCAAACAG TGCAACAAGAAACAGAGTGATGAGGGTGGCAActcacagcaggagagagatgaCGTCAATGGGCAG gtGAATGAATCCCAGTTGTTGCTGAGTGCTTGTCTTTCCTGTGATGGCtgtctgtcagaggaggagagcctGAAGATTTCTCAGCAGAGCCTGGAGGAAGTGGAGCGGGTTCTGGCACTCAATAAG AAGTGTGACGTGTCAAAGCACAAAGTGCTGGTTGCGTCGGTTTGTCCGCAGTCCCTGCCTTTCTTCGCTGTCAAGTTTGGTCTGGACGTCAGTGAAGCCGCCCACAAACTCTGTGGCTTCCTCAAGAGCCTGG GAGTGCAGTACGTGTTTGACACCACTCTGGCGGCAGGCTTCAGCATCTTAGAGAGCCAGAAGGAGTTTATTCAGAGGTACCGCAGGAGGCACCACGACTCCCACGCCCTGCCCATGTTCACCTCCTCCTGCCCAG ggtggATTCGTTACTCAGAGCGTGTCCTGGGCAGCTTGGTCACCCCTCATATCTGCACAGCCAGGTCTCCTCAGCAGATCATGGGCTGTCTGGTCAAAGACTACTTCTCCAAACAGCAG CAGAAGCTGAGTCCAGAGAAGGTCTACCATGTGGTGGTGGCTCCCTGCTTCGATAAGAAGCTGGAGGCTGTCAGAGAGGAGTTTTACAACAGCCTGCTGGAGACCAGAGATGTGGACTGTGTCCTCACCTCAG GGGAGATTTATTACCTGATGGAGCAGAGGAAGGTTTCAGTGGAGGAGCTGGACTCTGTTCCACTGGACCAAGT ACTGGGAGATGCAGGAGATGTGGCGCTGGTGAGGCACGAGGGCCGAGGTTCTGAAGGTTTCCTGGAACACGTGTTCAAACACGCTGCCAAAGAGCTCTTTGGTCTGGACGTCCACGAGATCACATACAAGACCCTCAG GAACAGGGACTTCCAGGAAGTGACGCTGGAGCGAGACGGAGaaactctgctgcagtttgcCGCCATCTATGGTTTCAGGAACATCCAGACCCTGGTTCACCGTATGAGGAAGGGACGTGTGCCTTACCAGCTGGTGGAGGTTTTGTCCTGCCCAGGAG GGTGCCTGAGCGGCCGCGGTCAGGCAGAGAGCGAGGTGGGAGGACGGGTGGATAAAGCCCTGGTTCAGCAGATGGAGGACGCCTACAGCAGCCTGCCGGTCCGTCTCCCAGAGGTCAACCCCACCCTGCACACCCTCTACCAAGACTGGCTGCAGGGCCAGGACTCCTCGCAGGCCGGCATGCTGCTGCACACCCAGTACAAGAACCAGGGTCAGATCCACGCGCAGCCCCCACACATGCAGTGgtga
- the LOC108891382 gene encoding nuclear prelamin A recognition factor isoform X2, with translation MSEVNLGKRKEKCENCTKQCNKKQSDEGGNSQQERDDVNGQVNESQLLLSACLSCDGCLSEEESLKISQQSLEEVERVLALNKKCDVSKHKVLVASVCPQSLPFFAVKFGLDVSEAAHKLCGFLKSLGVQYVFDTTLAAGFSILESQKEFIQRYRRRHHDSHALPMFTSSCPGWIRYSERVLGSLVTPHICTARSPQQIMGCLVKDYFSKQQKLSPEKVYHVVVAPCFDKKLEAVREEFYNSLLETRDVDCVLTSGEIYYLMEQRKVSVEELDSVPLDQVLGDAGDVALVRHEGRGSEGFLEHVFKHAAKELFGLDVHEITYKTLRNRDFQEVTLERDGETLLQFAAIYGFRNIQTLVHRMRKGRVPYQLVEVLSCPGGCLSGRGQAESEVGGRVDKALVQQMEDAYSSLPVRLPEVNPTLHTLYQDWLQGQDSSQAGMLLHTQYKNQGQIHAQPPHMQW, from the exons ATGTCAGAGGTCAACTTAGGAAAGCGCAAGGAGAAGTGTGAGAACTGCACCAAACAG TGCAACAAGAAACAGAGTGATGAGGGTGGCAActcacagcaggagagagatgaCGTCAATGGGCAG gtGAATGAATCCCAGTTGTTGCTGAGTGCTTGTCTTTCCTGTGATGGCtgtctgtcagaggaggagagcctGAAGATTTCTCAGCAGAGCCTGGAGGAAGTGGAGCGGGTTCTGGCACTCAATAAG AAGTGTGACGTGTCAAAGCACAAAGTGCTGGTTGCGTCGGTTTGTCCGCAGTCCCTGCCTTTCTTCGCTGTCAAGTTTGGTCTGGACGTCAGTGAAGCCGCCCACAAACTCTGTGGCTTCCTCAAGAGCCTGG GAGTGCAGTACGTGTTTGACACCACTCTGGCGGCAGGCTTCAGCATCTTAGAGAGCCAGAAGGAGTTTATTCAGAGGTACCGCAGGAGGCACCACGACTCCCACGCCCTGCCCATGTTCACCTCCTCCTGCCCAG ggtggATTCGTTACTCAGAGCGTGTCCTGGGCAGCTTGGTCACCCCTCATATCTGCACAGCCAGGTCTCCTCAGCAGATCATGGGCTGTCTGGTCAAAGACTACTTCTCCAAACAGCAG AAGCTGAGTCCAGAGAAGGTCTACCATGTGGTGGTGGCTCCCTGCTTCGATAAGAAGCTGGAGGCTGTCAGAGAGGAGTTTTACAACAGCCTGCTGGAGACCAGAGATGTGGACTGTGTCCTCACCTCAG GGGAGATTTATTACCTGATGGAGCAGAGGAAGGTTTCAGTGGAGGAGCTGGACTCTGTTCCACTGGACCAAGT ACTGGGAGATGCAGGAGATGTGGCGCTGGTGAGGCACGAGGGCCGAGGTTCTGAAGGTTTCCTGGAACACGTGTTCAAACACGCTGCCAAAGAGCTCTTTGGTCTGGACGTCCACGAGATCACATACAAGACCCTCAG GAACAGGGACTTCCAGGAAGTGACGCTGGAGCGAGACGGAGaaactctgctgcagtttgcCGCCATCTATGGTTTCAGGAACATCCAGACCCTGGTTCACCGTATGAGGAAGGGACGTGTGCCTTACCAGCTGGTGGAGGTTTTGTCCTGCCCAGGAG GGTGCCTGAGCGGCCGCGGTCAGGCAGAGAGCGAGGTGGGAGGACGGGTGGATAAAGCCCTGGTTCAGCAGATGGAGGACGCCTACAGCAGCCTGCCGGTCCGTCTCCCAGAGGTCAACCCCACCCTGCACACCCTCTACCAAGACTGGCTGCAGGGCCAGGACTCCTCGCAGGCCGGCATGCTGCTGCACACCCAGTACAAGAACCAGGGTCAGATCCACGCGCAGCCCCCACACATGCAGTGgtga
- the LOC108891384 gene encoding cytochrome b-245 chaperone 1 homolog — translation MGYMTVEEHSSTLLHLKRSPGIRSWSLLVGITSVGLAAAYYSSDSILWKLFYVTGCLFVAMQNMEEWEEAMFDKTKNLIELKTISLYTLVLTLWRKGQEKVVLDLAQLCDVCVQEERVRYLGKGYLLMLRLAAGFSYPLTQSATLGGRSDVEAVAALLKRFLGLEELQQRRQQQEEEAAEYGEEEDSLDNSSDSDDEAGEL, via the exons ATGGGATACATGACCGTCGAGGAGCACAGCTCCactctgctccacctgaagagaTCCCCCGGCATTCGTTCATGGTCTCTTCTTGttg GTATAACATCTGTTGGGTTGGCGGCTGCGTACTACAGCTCAG ACAGCATCCTGTGGAAGCTTTTCTACGTGACCGGCTGTTTGTTTGTGGCCATGCAGAACATGGAGGAATGGGAGGAGGCCATGTTTGACAAAACCAAGAACCTGATTGAGCTCAAGACCATAAGCCTGTACACTTTAGTCCTGACTTTGTGGAGGAAGGGGCAAGAGAAAG ttgtGTTGGATCTGGCTCAGCTGTGTGATGTTTGCGTCCAAGAGGAGAGGGTACGTTACCTGGGGAAGGGTTACCTGCTGATGCTGCGGCTGGCTGCAGGCTTCTCCTACCCCCTCACTCAGAGCGCCACGCTGGGGGGACGCAG TGACGTGGAGGCGGTGGCTGCGCTGCTGAAGCGCTTCTTAgggctggaggagctgcagcagcgcaggcagcagcaggaggaggaggcggcggagtacggagaggaggaggattctCTGGACAACAGCAGTGACTCCGACGACGAAGCTGGTGAACTCTGA